A window from Staphylococcus succinus encodes these proteins:
- a CDS encoding Na+/H+ antiporter subunit G, with product MQITSEIVNLLAAFMMFLGSIIALISAIGLIKFQDVFLRSHASTKSSTLSVLLTLVGVIIYFISSQGYLSVRLILALVFINLTAPVGGHLISRAAYRTGAYMYRKSDAPRQTNILLSSTENNTFDQLKKRAQDREKRRRETYEKEQDY from the coding sequence ATGCAAATAACAAGCGAAATCGTTAATTTACTAGCTGCTTTTATGATGTTTTTAGGAAGTATTATAGCGCTAATAAGTGCGATTGGATTAATTAAGTTCCAAGATGTGTTTCTACGAAGCCATGCCTCGACAAAAAGTTCCACGCTTTCGGTTTTGTTAACGTTAGTAGGCGTTATTATTTATTTTATTTCTTCACAAGGTTATTTGAGTGTAAGATTAATTTTAGCGTTAGTGTTCATTAATTTAACAGCACCAGTTGGAGGGCATTTGATCTCACGTGCTGCTTATCGTACAGGAGCGTATATGTATCGCAAAAGTGATGCACCGAGACAAACCAATATTTTATTGAGTTCCACTGAGAATAATACATTTGATCAATTGAAAAAACGTGCACAAGACAGGGAAAAGCGTAGACGTGAAACATATGAAAAAGAGCAGGATTATTAG
- a CDS encoding cation:proton antiporter has product MQIFETILVFLALVIASSFVHTFLPKVPLAFIQIILGVLLYVTPVPVEFNFDSELFMVALIAPLLFVEGVKVSRVHLRRYIKPVLMMALGLVVTTVIVVGLFVHWIWPDLPMAAAFALAAILCPTDAVAVQAITNGKVLPKGSMTILEGESLLNDAAGIISFKIAVAALVTGAFSMANAIEQFLISSIGGFIVGILIGVALVRFRVTLSRRGIENINMFTFIQLVTPFITYIVAEMFHASGIIAAVVAGLVHGFERDRIAQARTRLQMSYNHTWNILGYALNGFVFTILGFLVPEVVGRIIENEPHNLMFLIVVTFLIALAIYLFRFLWVFVLYPYFYLPVSPFQKMISHNENEDNATESPPRRGMYAFIMSLCGVHGTISLAIALTLPYMLANHHSFIFRDDLLFIASGMVIISLIVAQFLLPLVTPTAKKPKVQGMNFKQARVYILEKVIDSLNQASTVESSFQYGNVIKDYHDKLAFLRTVENEDENTKELQRLQKLAFDVENNTLNSLVENGDITTNVLDNYMRYSERTQVYKQASLIQRIKVEIRAMWLKRRIKNKVKTNAASSLSVVDNLQEISNVMRTVHYRVVSRLAKETTEDNKLEIGMICDSYLLRTDNLTPSNFFNPKHENSITKIKLTALKEQRRVLNELVEDEEVSEVTALKIREAINYDEMVIVDSLTD; this is encoded by the coding sequence TTGCAAATATTTGAAACGATTCTTGTTTTTTTAGCGTTAGTCATCGCTAGCTCCTTTGTGCATACTTTTCTTCCTAAAGTACCATTAGCTTTCATTCAAATCATTTTAGGTGTGTTGTTATATGTAACGCCGGTCCCTGTCGAATTTAATTTTGATTCTGAATTATTTATGGTTGCACTAATTGCGCCATTGCTGTTTGTTGAAGGAGTTAAAGTTTCGCGTGTGCACCTAAGGCGTTATATTAAGCCGGTATTAATGATGGCATTAGGATTAGTAGTTACCACTGTAATTGTAGTTGGGTTATTTGTTCATTGGATATGGCCAGATTTACCTATGGCTGCTGCCTTCGCACTTGCTGCAATTCTATGCCCAACTGATGCGGTAGCTGTTCAAGCAATCACTAATGGGAAAGTTTTACCAAAAGGTTCTATGACAATTTTAGAGGGTGAATCACTTCTAAATGATGCGGCGGGTATCATATCTTTTAAAATTGCTGTAGCTGCACTAGTAACAGGAGCATTTTCAATGGCAAACGCCATTGAACAATTTCTTATTTCGTCGATTGGTGGATTTATAGTTGGTATCTTAATCGGTGTTGCGCTAGTAAGGTTTAGGGTAACTTTATCTCGACGTGGCATAGAAAATATAAATATGTTTACATTTATTCAACTTGTTACACCTTTCATCACATATATAGTGGCAGAAATGTTCCATGCATCAGGTATCATTGCTGCTGTAGTTGCCGGTTTAGTGCATGGGTTTGAACGTGATCGTATTGCACAAGCACGTACCAGACTACAGATGAGTTATAATCATACTTGGAATATTTTGGGATATGCTTTAAATGGATTTGTCTTTACGATTTTAGGCTTTTTAGTGCCTGAAGTAGTGGGGAGAATTATAGAAAATGAACCACACAATTTAATGTTCTTAATTGTCGTTACATTTTTAATTGCATTAGCGATTTATTTATTTAGGTTCTTATGGGTTTTTGTATTATATCCATATTTTTATTTACCAGTCAGTCCGTTCCAAAAAATGATTTCTCATAATGAAAATGAAGATAATGCCACAGAATCACCACCGAGAAGAGGTATGTATGCTTTTATTATGTCATTATGTGGAGTTCATGGAACGATTTCGTTAGCCATAGCACTGACTTTGCCATACATGCTAGCAAATCACCACTCATTTATTTTTAGAGACGATTTACTTTTTATAGCATCAGGTATGGTTATTATCAGTTTGATTGTTGCACAATTTTTATTACCTTTAGTAACACCTACTGCTAAAAAACCTAAGGTACAAGGCATGAATTTCAAACAAGCACGTGTTTATATTTTGGAAAAAGTAATTGATAGTTTAAATCAAGCTTCTACAGTAGAATCTAGTTTTCAGTATGGAAATGTGATTAAAGATTATCATGATAAATTAGCATTCTTAAGAACAGTTGAGAATGAAGATGAAAACACGAAAGAATTGCAACGATTGCAAAAATTAGCTTTCGATGTTGAGAATAATACTTTAAATAGCTTGGTTGAGAATGGAGATATTACTACGAACGTATTAGATAACTATATGCGTTATTCAGAACGTACTCAAGTATATAAACAAGCATCTTTGATACAACGTATTAAAGTTGAAATTCGAGCCATGTGGTTAAAGAGAAGAATTAAAAATAAAGTTAAAACAAACGCTGCTTCTTCTTTATCTGTTGTAGATAACTTGCAAGAAATTTCAAATGTGATGCGTACGGTACATTATCGCGTAGTAAGCCGTCTTGCAAAAGAGACCACAGAAGATAATAAACTAGAAATAGGTATGATTTGTGATAGTTATCTGTTACGAACAGATAATTTAACGCCGTCCAATTTCTTTAATCCTAAACATGAAAATTCAATAACAAAAATTAAATTAACTGCGCTTAAAGAACAACGACGTGTGTTAAATGAACTTGTTGAAGATGAAGAAGTAAGTGAAGTAACAGCTTTGAAAATACGAGAAGCTATAAATTATGATGAAATGGTTATTGTTGATAGTTTAACAGATTAA
- the mnhD2 gene encoding Na+/H+ antiporter Mnh2 subunit D — translation MMSNLLILPLLLPAVCALALVFIRTQSRLSRIFSIGTMAVSTIISLLLLVYVMYNKPIALDFGGWKAPFGIQFVGDSLSLLMVTTSSFVVTLIMAYGFGRAEKRAIRYYLPSFILFLTVGVIGSFLTADLFNVYVMFEVMLLASFVLITLGQSVEQLRAAIIYVVLNILGSWLLLLGIGLLYKLTGTLNFALVAQRIGEMDNQSSIVIVSMVFLIAFGAKAALVLFMWLPKAYAVLNTELAALFASLMTKVGAYALIRFFTLIFDEHDGITHPLLVFLSCITMLIGAFGVLAYKDIKKIAAYQVILSIGFIILGLGSNTYAGVNGAIFYLANDMVVKTLLFFLIGSLVYITGYRQYRHLHGLAKQEPFFGVAFVIMILAIGGVPPFSGFPGKVFIFKGAIENGNYIGLALMIITSLIAMFSLFRVFFVMYLGNEKKGEEKIFKAIPVYRKSLIAILVGTVLAMGIVAPLIFKVTDNATHLNMDDGRYEKAVNPHLKKEAK, via the coding sequence ATGATGAGTAATTTGTTGATTTTACCATTACTTCTACCTGCAGTGTGTGCTTTAGCACTAGTCTTCATACGTACACAAAGTAGATTATCTAGAATCTTTTCAATTGGTACTATGGCAGTGAGTACGATAATTTCATTATTGTTACTCGTTTATGTGATGTACAATAAGCCTATTGCTTTAGACTTTGGAGGATGGAAGGCGCCGTTTGGCATCCAGTTTGTAGGAGATTCGTTAAGTTTATTAATGGTAACAACCTCGAGTTTTGTTGTAACGCTAATCATGGCGTATGGTTTTGGGAGAGCAGAAAAAAGGGCGATTCGTTACTACTTACCAAGTTTTATTTTATTCTTAACAGTTGGTGTCATTGGTTCATTTTTAACAGCAGATTTATTTAATGTATATGTTATGTTTGAAGTAATGTTATTAGCTTCCTTTGTATTAATTACATTAGGGCAATCAGTAGAACAATTACGTGCAGCTATTATATATGTTGTCTTAAATATATTAGGATCATGGCTTTTACTTTTAGGTATTGGCTTATTATATAAATTAACAGGTACATTAAACTTTGCATTGGTGGCCCAAAGAATAGGTGAGATGGATAATCAAAGTTCAATAGTTATTGTATCTATGGTCTTCCTTATCGCATTTGGTGCAAAGGCGGCTTTAGTACTCTTTATGTGGCTTCCTAAAGCTTATGCAGTACTTAATACTGAGCTAGCGGCACTATTTGCATCGTTGATGACTAAAGTGGGAGCTTATGCCTTGATTCGTTTCTTTACATTAATATTTGATGAACATGATGGTATAACACATCCATTACTAGTATTTTTATCTTGTATTACAATGTTAATTGGTGCATTCGGTGTACTTGCTTATAAAGATATTAAAAAAATTGCTGCATACCAAGTCATTCTATCAATTGGTTTTATTATATTAGGACTAGGTTCAAATACTTATGCAGGAGTGAATGGGGCAATATTTTATTTAGCTAACGATATGGTCGTTAAGACGCTATTATTCTTCCTTATAGGAAGTTTAGTTTATATTACTGGATACAGGCAATACAGACACTTACATGGTTTAGCTAAACAAGAGCCGTTTTTTGGTGTAGCTTTTGTGATTATGATATTAGCTATTGGTGGCGTGCCACCATTTAGTGGCTTTCCGGGAAAAGTGTTTATATTTAAAGGTGCTATTGAAAATGGTAATTATATAGGGTTAGCGTTAATGATTATTACTAGTCTCATTGCGATGTTCAGTTTATTCCGTGTGTTTTTCGTGATGTATTTAGGCAATGAAAAAAAAGGCGAAGAAAAAATATTTAAAGCTATTCCTGTATACCGTAAGAGTCTCATAGCTATTTTAGTAGGCACGGTATTAGCAATGGGTATTGTAGCGCCACTTATATTTAAAGTTACAGATAATGCTACACATTTAAATATGGATGATGGACGCTATGAAAAAGCGGTTAATCCTCATTTGAAGAAGGAGGCTAAATAA
- the mnhE2 gene encoding Na+/H+ antiporter Mnh2 subunit E — translation MRQVLLNIVIAFLWVLFQDEDSFKASTFFAGYLIGLLVIYILHRFFGQQFYLKKVWVAIKFLVVYLYQLITSSITTINYILFKTKDLNPGLVTYETKLDSDWEVSFLTILIIITPGSTVIRISKKKQKFFIHAIDVSDKEKQKLLKSIRQYEGLILEVTE, via the coding sequence ATGAGACAAGTTTTACTTAACATTGTCATAGCTTTTTTATGGGTTTTATTTCAAGATGAAGACTCCTTTAAAGCATCTACCTTCTTCGCTGGCTATCTTATTGGATTGTTAGTCATTTATATATTACATCGCTTTTTTGGCCAACAATTTTATTTAAAAAAAGTTTGGGTAGCAATTAAGTTTTTAGTAGTATACCTGTACCAATTAATTACATCTAGTATTACAACAATTAACTATATATTATTTAAAACAAAGGATTTAAACCCAGGTTTAGTAACTTATGAAACAAAGTTAGATAGTGACTGGGAAGTTTCATTTTTAACAATATTAATTATAATTACTCCAGGGTCTACAGTTATAAGAATATCGAAGAAGAAGCAAAAGTTCTTTATACATGCCATTGATGTTTCAGATAAAGAAAAACAGAAATTGCTAAAAAGTATTAGACAATACGAAGGACTGATATTGGAGGTGACAGAATGA
- the mnhC2 gene encoding Na+/H+ antiporter Mnh2 subunit C, producing the protein MNLILLLVIGFLIFIGTYMILSVNLIRIVIGISIFTHAGNLIIMSMGHYSKNMSEPLIGEGNEHFVDPLLQAIVLTAIVIGFAMTAFLLVLVYRTYRVTKEDEIDVLRGDDDDDDE; encoded by the coding sequence GCTTCTTAATATTTATTGGAACGTATATGATATTATCGGTCAATTTAATCCGTATTGTAATAGGAATTTCGATATTTACCCACGCAGGTAATTTAATTATTATGAGTATGGGACACTATAGTAAAAATATGTCTGAACCATTAATTGGAGAGGGGAACGAACATTTTGTTGATCCCTTATTACAAGCTATTGTACTAACGGCAATAGTCATTGGTTTTGCTATGACTGCCTTTTTATTAGTGCTTGTGTATCGAACATACCGTGTTACAAAAGAAGACGAAATTGATGTGTTGAGAGGTGATGATGACGATGATGATGAGTAA
- the mnhF2 gene encoding Na+/H+ antiporter Mnh2 subunit F, with protein sequence MIESLIDFFITSALIIFGIALLLTLFRLIKGPTTADRVVAFDTASAILMSIVGVLSIVYGTFSFLDSILLIAIISFVSSVSISRYIEGGHVFNANNKRNR encoded by the coding sequence ATGATAGAATCTCTTATTGATTTTTTCATTACAAGCGCCTTAATTATATTCGGAATAGCATTATTATTAACGCTGTTCAGGTTAATTAAAGGACCCACAACTGCAGATAGAGTCGTAGCATTTGATACAGCAAGTGCAATTCTTATGTCAATTGTAGGCGTGTTAAGTATTGTATATGGGACATTTTCATTCCTAGATTCAATTTTACTTATTGCTATCATTTCATTTGTTAGTTCCGTGTCAATTTCCAGATATATAGAAGGGGGGCACGTGTTCAATGCAAATAACAAGCGAAATCGTTAA